The DNA segment CCATGTGGCAGCGGGAAGACTGGACGGTTTCTGGGAGCTTCATCTGAAACCCTGGGATATGGCGGCTGGAGCTCTTCTCATACGGGAAGCGGGTGGTCTTGTGACGGATCTCTTCGGGGGCGGATCTTTTATTTCAGCGGGTAACATAGTGGCGGGCAATCCATCGATACATGGAAAGATACTTGAGATAACCGAACAGATATTCGATAGGGAGGAAGTGGCCGAGCTGGCCTGTGACTTTATCGATATATAAAGGGCCGCCCATAAGGGCGGCCCCGGAACATGATACAGGTAAGGTGCGCGATTATTCTTCGACGATGTCGTAGCAGTTCATCACCCACACACCATTGAAGAATCCGTATCCGTTCCCGTCAGCGATCCATCTGCCTTTCAGCCGACCTTTGATCCCTCCGGCTTTTCCGATCCAGATTCCTTCATACCATCCATGTGGGGGGTAGCTTGCGATCTCAGTGTCGAGTGAGTGATTCCATCTGCCCCTCAATATTCCCTTGAAGCGGCCCTCGAGATCGATGTATTTACCAAAGAGTACATTTTCGCCGATGCTGTTCGTGCCGGCGACTCCTCTCAGGAACCCAGCGGCCATGCCATGTTCACTTACCCACACACCTCTGTATTTACCGAGGATCACTCCGCGCATCTCGCCGGTCTCCTCGTCGATCAGAGTATCTGGTTCTACTGCCCGCCAGCCACCGAACATGTAACCCTCGGGGCATCTGTATGGCCTGAGATGACTCGATATCATGATTCCGTTTCCGCAACGGTCGGTCGGAACGTGAAGCTCCATCTCAGCCAGCTCGGTCAGAGTGAATTCCCTTTCGAACTCTCCAGCCTTGAGTTTCAGGATTGGTATTTCCGGGACGATCGATACACTCTCGTCCATGATGGTGACAGGAGGAACGATAAGTTTCACCTGTATCCCATCGATATGCGGACAGGTGTGTGAGACCCATTCGATCTTCGATCTGTCTATCCGTTCCACATGGTCCTCAGCATCGAATGCGATAAGCCTCTCTATGACGATGTAGCCACCTCTGAACTCAATTCCTCCGGACCAGTCTATCACACAACAGTCGGCTATAGATGAATCGGCCACTGCATTCATCAACTGGCCCCAGATAGCGCGGAGCCTGAACACTCTTGCATGCCTGTTGTTGATGCATCTCTGTACTTCCGGATCGTCTTCCACCTGATCCACATAGAGAGGGTCTACCGTCATCGAAGAGTAGGAATCCTCTTCACCAAACGCTGGTTCTTCATCGTTTTCGGTAAATCCCCCCGTAGGAGAATCGAGATCGATCGTTCCATCCTCGACCGTCGTAGACCCACCCGAAGGATTCGTTGAATCGAAAAGATTACATCCGGCTCCAAGAGCCATCAAAAACAGTATGAGAGCAGGTACTAGAATCCGTTTCACTTTTTTCCCCTTTCTGAAACTTCCATCGATCCGGCTGCCCATGATTTAATGATCTGAAAGGATGTTAGATCTTCCATCTCTGATCTGCCCCCTCCTCTCATTCATCCTCATCTATCTGCAGGAGAGATGCCGGATTTGACTTCACGGGAAAGAACTGCGTAACCTGTGAAGTAACAATCAGTTATTTTAAGGAAGGATAGGGAACGACCGGGAGCTGTCTCACCGATGTGTACCTTCAGGTACAGAATGACTTTTACACTGTCCATACAGGTCCAGAATCATTTAGAATTATCGCTAAATATCGGAGTTCAACAGACCGAATGAAATGACAGGTGTAGGACGAAAGTACCAGACTTCTGTCCGGCCACATTGAGAACAGGGCGTTGAAATGATGGGACGTGAGTTTTGAAGAAGGACATTGTCATTTACGGAGCGGGTGGATTGAGCCGGGAAGTGGCCTTTCTGATAGATGAGATAAACAGGTCGGAAACCGGAGACTGTTTCGAACTTCTCGGGCATATTGTCGATGAAGAAGGCCAGGTTGGGAAGATTGTCGGAAGGAGTTCGATAATCGGAGGACCTGAATGGTTCGATGAAAGAGACAGGCCGGTCTCTGTGGCAATAGCGATCGGAACACCCCGCGTCCTGGACAGGATAAGTTCGCGTCTTGCCGGAAACGACAGTGTCGAGTTTCCGAATCTTATTCATCCCGGAACAATTATGGACAGGGGGGCGGTATCGTTTGGCAGCGGCAATCTGATAACTGCCGGTAATATTCTTACGACAGATATCAGAATAGGGTCCTTCAATCTTTTCAATCTCAATTGTACTTATGGGCACGATACGATCGTTGGCGATTGCTGTGTAATGAATCCGGGATGCAATATATCCGGGAACGTGGCCCTGAACGGCAGGAATCTGATCGGGACCGGGGCAACCATCCTCCAGGGTATCACTGTGGGAAAAGACGCGATCGTAGGTGCCGGAGCTGTTGTGACGAAGGATGTCGCCACAGGGGCTACCGTAGTCGGTGTACCTGCACGCGAAAGATGATAGTGGCATTCTCCCCTCTTCTTGATTTTTCTTCAGGAACCCTGAAACAAGCATCAGGCACAATGCGTAGTTATAATGAGTGTACGATTTATCAACACAGGCCCTGGAGGTATCATGAAGACATCGAACGTTACGAAAGTCCTGCTGGTTCTTGTCCTTTCCCTTGCTCTTTCCGGAAGTGCGAGTGCTGGAAAGCTCTTTTCGAAAGGGTTCGACTGCGATCTGTTCCACGGTGACGACATTTCTATCGATTTTGATGACGATGTTATTATCATCGAATGCGACGATGAGGATGGTATTATCGAGATAACAGATGATTATGAACTTTTCATCGATGGAGACAGGATCGAACTGGACAGAGACGAGAAGAAACTCGTAAAAACATACTACAATTGTTTCGAGGAGATATTGGAAATGGCCGAGGACCTGGGGATCGAAGGAGCCAGGCTTGGTGTCAAGGGAGCAAAACTCGGATTGCAAGCCGTTATAAATGTCATTAAACTGATCAATGAGGACTATGACAGCGATGACCTCGAGAGGGAAATGGAGAGGGAAGCCGAAAAGCTCGAGAAGGAAGCCGAAAAGCTCGAAGAGATGGCTGAAGAACTCGAAGATATCGCTGATGATTTCGAGAGGACTCACAGAAAGATGAGAAAGAATATAGACGAACTGGACGAACTCGGCTGGTTCTAGATCCGGGAGAAAAAGAAGTGAACGTAGCTGAAGAACATCGAATGATGAAGGAAAAAGAGATGGAGCAACATCTGACGATTCTTGCCGTGCTCCACATCGCGTGGAGTGCAATGGGGCTCCTTAGTGCGGTGATCATATTTACCATCGTGACTGGTGGAGGGATGCTCTCAGGCGATATCGAA comes from the Candidatus Latescibacterota bacterium genome and includes:
- a CDS encoding YggN family protein, with amino-acid sequence MKTSNVTKVLLVLVLSLALSGSASAGKLFSKGFDCDLFHGDDISIDFDDDVIIIECDDEDGIIEITDDYELFIDGDRIELDRDEKKLVKTYYNCFEEILEMAEDLGIEGARLGVKGAKLGLQAVINVIKLINEDYDSDDLEREMEREAEKLEKEAEKLEEMAEELEDIADDFERTHRKMRKNIDELDELGWF
- a CDS encoding serine acetyltransferase → MKKDIVIYGAGGLSREVAFLIDEINRSETGDCFELLGHIVDEEGQVGKIVGRSSIIGGPEWFDERDRPVSVAIAIGTPRVLDRISSRLAGNDSVEFPNLIHPGTIMDRGAVSFGSGNLITAGNILTTDIRIGSFNLFNLNCTYGHDTIVGDCCVMNPGCNISGNVALNGRNLIGTGATILQGITVGKDAIVGAGAVVTKDVATGATVVGVPARER